A genomic window from Periweissella cryptocerci includes:
- the mltG gene encoding endolytic transglycosylase MltG, whose product MAEADFTPRNEQYTPAKKSNVFVTILKILVILVIVVGAAAGGYYLHLRNDTSALSAKSTKKIEFHVVDGSSSQQIATSLQKKGVIKHDFAFDRYVAKNNINDLKAGYFELSPNMDLATIAKALQQPGAQYPANTTPKGFVLMREGETAEQFAKTVAAETKFSAKDWLATLNDPAYLKRLHALYPELLDSAMKAKGTRYKLEGYLFPATYDVRAATKPSEITTQMVTKTNQVMQPYFGQMKQKKLSVQEVLTLASLVEREAITPTDRAKVAGVFFNRLDTHMTLGSDISVKYALDSDKTNLNNKDTQVKSPYNLYTNQGYGPGPFNSPSLESIEAVLKPLDRDKKFYYFIADLKSGKVYFTHNLVEHEKLNAKLYKINHSK is encoded by the coding sequence ATGGCAGAAGCAGACTTTACCCCGCGAAATGAGCAATACACACCAGCCAAGAAGAGCAATGTTTTCGTTACGATTTTGAAAATTTTGGTGATTCTTGTGATTGTTGTTGGTGCCGCTGCAGGTGGATATTATTTACACTTGCGCAATGATACGTCAGCTTTAAGCGCTAAAAGTACGAAAAAAATTGAATTTCATGTTGTCGATGGTTCTTCATCACAGCAGATTGCCACTAGTTTGCAAAAGAAGGGTGTCATCAAACATGATTTTGCTTTTGATCGTTATGTTGCTAAAAACAACATCAATGATTTGAAAGCTGGTTATTTTGAATTGTCACCTAACATGGATTTGGCAACGATTGCTAAAGCCCTCCAACAACCTGGGGCACAATATCCAGCCAATACGACGCCAAAAGGGTTTGTGCTAATGCGTGAAGGTGAAACGGCTGAGCAATTTGCCAAGACTGTCGCAGCAGAAACGAAATTTAGTGCTAAGGATTGGCTGGCAACGTTGAATGACCCAGCGTATTTGAAGCGACTCCACGCTTTATACCCAGAATTACTTGATTCAGCAATGAAGGCTAAGGGAACTCGATACAAGTTAGAAGGGTATTTATTCCCAGCAACTTACGATGTTCGCGCAGCAACTAAACCTTCAGAAATCACCACACAAATGGTGACCAAAACTAATCAAGTGATGCAACCATACTTTGGCCAAATGAAGCAGAAAAAATTAAGCGTCCAAGAAGTTTTGACGTTGGCTTCATTAGTTGAACGCGAGGCCATCACACCGACTGACCGTGCGAAGGTCGCTGGGGTGTTCTTCAATCGCTTGGACACGCACATGACCTTAGGATCCGATATTTCGGTAAAATATGCGTTGGACAGTGACAAGACGAATTTGAATAACAAAGATACCCAAGTTAAGTCACCATACAATTTGTATACGAATCAAGGTTATGGACCAGGACCATTCAATTCACCATCATTGGAATCAATTGAAGCAGTATTGAAGCCACTTGACCGTGATAAGAAGTTTTACTATTTCATCGCTGATTTGAAATCAGGGAAAGTATACTTTACGCACAACTTAGTCGAACATGAAAAGTTGAATGCCAAGTTATACAAAATAAATCATTCTAAATAA
- a CDS encoding site-specific integrase: MASIRKRGKTWEATVSVIHDGKRERVVKGGFEKKGFAKVWADDMESLKRTGKRLVSSNMLLSDYFLMWYEQYKKADIREISYIQYENTHRILTVYFPNLRLNNLSTLELQSGLDAFGKTHMKMTAINVWTRIKASLRDALLDDYVQSDVWSRVKIRAINPEKKIHALSVADFEFLQNYLYKHLDEERNRVFLTALETGARRGEIYALTGDDISTDFKTINISKSYSIAVKKVTAPKNEQSGRVVPVSDSYIAAMTPYLVDGPIFTYSQAPAANYFFKRLLAKLELPDHHFHDLRHSHVSYLLYKGVSLDYISQRIGHKNTRITMDVYSHMLSEQEQSQRELLLRIMQKNNPASSNVVKTAYKR; the protein is encoded by the coding sequence ATGGCATCAATTCGTAAACGCGGTAAAACTTGGGAAGCTACCGTTTCTGTCATTCACGATGGCAAGCGTGAGCGTGTAGTTAAAGGTGGTTTTGAAAAAAAGGGATTTGCAAAAGTGTGGGCGGACGATATGGAAAGTTTGAAACGCACAGGAAAGCGACTAGTATCTTCAAACATGTTACTTTCTGACTATTTTTTAATGTGGTATGAGCAGTATAAAAAAGCTGATATTCGTGAAATTTCTTATATTCAATACGAAAATACTCATCGAATACTTACCGTGTACTTTCCAAATCTACGGCTAAATAACCTTTCAACCTTAGAACTTCAATCGGGACTTGACGCTTTTGGAAAAACTCATATGAAAATGACGGCAATTAACGTGTGGACAAGAATAAAAGCATCGCTTCGTGATGCGCTGCTTGATGACTATGTTCAATCTGACGTTTGGTCTCGCGTAAAAATAAGAGCAATTAACCCCGAGAAAAAAATACACGCTTTGTCAGTCGCCGACTTTGAATTCCTCCAAAATTACTTGTATAAGCACCTAGATGAAGAACGCAATCGGGTATTTTTGACAGCACTTGAAACGGGGGCTCGACGTGGTGAGATTTACGCCCTTACAGGTGACGATATCTCTACTGATTTCAAAACCATCAATATTTCTAAGTCATATTCCATTGCCGTAAAAAAAGTTACCGCGCCAAAAAATGAACAATCTGGACGTGTAGTCCCTGTCAGCGATAGTTATATCGCTGCAATGACGCCTTATTTGGTCGATGGCCCTATTTTCACTTACAGTCAGGCTCCTGCTGCCAACTACTTTTTTAAACGCTTGTTGGCTAAACTAGAGCTCCCAGACCATCACTTCCATGATCTAAGACACTCTCATGTTTCTTATTTGTTGTACAAGGGTGTGTCACTTGATTATATTAGCCAACGTATTGGTCACAAAAATACTCGAATAACGATGGACGTGTATAGTCACATGCTCTCCGAACAAGAACAAAGCCAGCGTGAATTACTACTTAGAATTATGCAAAAAAATAATCCGGCGTCGTCAAATGTCGTCAAAACAGCCTACAAACGTTGA
- a CDS encoding SHOCT domain-containing protein has protein sequence MDKLKGSVKEQVSKAKEAAAENKAVAKADTDMRMLLLQQFTPNEKVAGSLAVDKNNHIFKLPGLTNLPYKFDELRDFELQEDGATVTSGGVGRAVAFGALTGGVGAIVGGITGRKTKDVVNELKIKLNINTSNEIKVEYITLIPKPVKRKSNTYKVATKTTDQILALLQYIVDNNSDDEVVAQEVQAAVSPADELRKYKSLLDDGIITQDEFNKKKSELLG, from the coding sequence ATGGACAAATTAAAAGGTAGCGTAAAAGAACAAGTTTCAAAAGCAAAAGAGGCCGCTGCTGAAAACAAAGCGGTTGCTAAAGCCGATACCGACATGCGTATGCTATTACTACAACAATTTACACCAAACGAAAAAGTTGCTGGATCGTTAGCCGTTGATAAAAATAACCATATTTTTAAGCTCCCTGGTCTAACTAACTTGCCATACAAATTTGATGAGCTTCGTGATTTTGAACTTCAAGAAGATGGGGCCACTGTCACTTCTGGCGGAGTTGGTCGTGCGGTAGCATTCGGTGCATTAACTGGTGGCGTCGGTGCGATTGTCGGTGGCATTACCGGTCGTAAAACTAAAGACGTTGTTAATGAATTAAAAATCAAACTTAATATCAATACTTCAAATGAAATTAAAGTTGAATATATTACCTTAATTCCTAAACCCGTAAAACGTAAATCAAACACATATAAGGTTGCAACTAAAACTACCGACCAAATTCTTGCCTTACTTCAATACATTGTTGATAACAATTCGGACGATGAAGTTGTAGCGCAAGAAGTTCAAGCTGCGGTCTCACCTGCTGACGAACTACGTAAGTATAAAAGCCTTCTCGACGATGGCATCATTACGCAAGACGAATTTAATAAGAAAAAATCTGAATTACTTGGATAA